The DNA segment AAAAATATAATTTTCAAAGCATACTCCTTTTGTTTTGTAGACAATTCCGGTTTACGCGATACCTATAATAATATCAACGCATTTAATAGTTATATAAAATATTGATTTAGAAGAATATTTTAAAATGTAATTTCTTTTATGACTTTTTTTTCACAAATTGGGATTGACAGCTTTTTGTTCTGGCGGTATCGCTATATTATTAAAAACGTCGTTCGACAATGTCGAACAAAAAGAGGGGCTAAATGTCAGAAGGTAGAATAATTCAATCCGTTGCGAGAGCACTAAACATTCTGGAGCTGTTCGAAAGATCATCTTCAGATCTCAGTGTAACTGAAATCGCAAATAAATTGGATTTAAGCAAAAGCACTGCCTACGGACTGATTAGCACTCTGGCTCATAAAGGATACCTTGAGCAGAACCCCAGAGACTCCAGATATTCGCTTGGCCTGAAACTTTTAAGACTTGGTGGAGCTGTTCAGCGCCACAGCCTTATTGTACGAAAGGCCCAGCGCTATATGGAAAAACTGGTTCAGGAGTTTTCAGAAACAGTTCATTTGACTGTGGAAAGAAACGGCATGGTCGTCTACATAGCTAAAATTCATGGCGAAAAGGCAATATTCATGCAATCTGCTGTTGGAGCTGAAAATCCCATGTATTGCACCGCTGTCGGCAAGTGCCTGCTGGCCTTTATGGATGAATCCAAACGTGAACGCATCCTCAGGCAGATGGGTCCCCTTGAAAGACGAGGTCCTAATACGATCACTGATATGGATGAAATGCGTAAAGAGCTGAAATCCATAAGTGAAAAAGGAATCAGTATCGATGATGAGGAACATGTACCGGGTTTAATGTGCATTGCTGCACCGGTACGCAATTATGATGGTGAAGTTATCGCTGCGATCAGTATTTCCGGGGCTAAAGCCGGAATCTCTTCCAAAATGCTGGCAACAATTTCTGAGCGAATCACTCAGATTGCGCAGCAGATAAGTTCTGAATTGTAATTTTTTTCATATATAATGTGAACTCTGTGCGATAATATAGAACAACTTGAGTTACATTATAAGTCACTTTCATTTACAAGTGGCGCAA comes from the Maridesulfovibrio bastinii DSM 16055 genome and includes:
- a CDS encoding IclR family transcriptional regulator: MSEGRIIQSVARALNILELFERSSSDLSVTEIANKLDLSKSTAYGLISTLAHKGYLEQNPRDSRYSLGLKLLRLGGAVQRHSLIVRKAQRYMEKLVQEFSETVHLTVERNGMVVYIAKIHGEKAIFMQSAVGAENPMYCTAVGKCLLAFMDESKRERILRQMGPLERRGPNTITDMDEMRKELKSISEKGISIDDEEHVPGLMCIAAPVRNYDGEVIAAISISGAKAGISSKMLATISERITQIAQQISSEL